Proteins encoded by one window of Oreochromis niloticus isolate F11D_XX linkage group LG17, O_niloticus_UMD_NMBU, whole genome shotgun sequence:
- the trmu gene encoding mitochondrial tRNA-specific 2-thiouridylase 1 yields MALIKHVVCAMSGGVDSSVAALLLKRRGYNVTGVFMRNWDSLDEKGVCSTEKDCEDAYRVCQSLDVPFHQMSYVKEYWHEVFSNLLKEYERGRTPNPDILCNKHIKFNHFHKYAIDTLGADAMATGHYARTSQEDDEVFEQAHTAPPTTLFRDRFEIRNPVKLYKGADLLKDQTFFLSQIPQQALRQTMFPLAGLTKEFVKKIAAEAGFHHVLKKKESMGICFIGERNFENFILEYLEPKPGNFVSIEDGTVMGTHKGWFTLTLGQRARIGGQRDAWFVVDKDIVTGDVFVAPTTNHPALFRDTVRTERFHWVTEDPPPELARTQMMDCHFRFIHQMPLVPCTVTLNMDGSVWILLSQPVRALTPGQFAVLYKGDECLGSGKITQLGPSEFTLQKGRERMVAAFQHKEQSTPEPDS; encoded by the exons ATGGCCTTGATAAAGCACGTGGTGTGCGCCATGTCCGGCGGCGTTGATAGCTCCGTCGCAGCGTTACTGCTGAAGAGACGAG GCTACAACGTGACTGGAGTTTTTATGAGGAACTGGGACTCTCTGGATGAGAAGGGGGTCTGCAGCACAGAGAAGGACTGTGAGGACGCATACAGAGTGTGCCAGAGCCTGGATGTCCCCTTTCATCAAATGTCCTATGTCAAAGAGTACTGGCATGAAGTTTTCAG TAACCTGTTGAAGGAATATGAAAGGGGAAGAACACCAAACCCAGACATACTATGCAACAAGCACATCAAATTTAACCACTTCCACAAGTACGCCATCGACACCCTGG GTGCTGATGCCATGGCAACAGGCCACTATGCCAGGACATCACAGGAAGATGACGAAGTTTTCGAACAGGCTCACACAGCTCCGCCCACCACGCTGTTCAGAGATCGATTTGAGATCCGAAATC CTGTGAAGCTGTACAAAGGGGCCGATCTCCTCAAGGACCAGACCTTCTTTCTCAGTCAGATCCCACAACAAGCCTTACGGCAAACCATGTTCCCGCTCGCTGGACTCACCAAAGAATTTGTGAAAAAGATTGCTGCTGAGGCCGGGTTTCACCACGTGCTGAAGAAGAAAGAG AGCATGGGTATCTGCTTTATTGGAGAGAGAAACTTTGAAAACTTCATCTTGGAG TATCTGGAACCCAAACCTGGGAACTTTGTCTCCATTGAGGATGGGACTGTAATGGGAACCCACAAAg GTTGGTTCACACTGACACTGGGCCAAAGGGCAAGGATAGGTGGGCAGAGAGACGCCTGGTTTGTGGTGGACAAAGACATCGTTACTGGAGATGTGTTTGTG GCTCCCACAACCAATCACCCAGCTCTTTTCCGCGACACCGTGCGAACGGAGCGTTTCCACTGGGTAACAGAAGACCCGCCCCCTGAACTAGCCAGGACCCAAATGATGGATTGTCACTTCCGCTTCATCCACCAGATGCCGCTCG TTCCCTGCACAGTAACTCTGAACATGGACGGCTCTGTGTGGATTTTGCTCTCCCAGCCAGTCAGAGCTCTGACACCTGGACAG TTTGCCGTGCTCTACAAAGGGGACGAGTGTTTGGGCAGTGGGAAGATCACTCAGCTTGGGCCAAGCGAATTCACGCTGCAGAAGGGCCGCGAGCGGATGGTAGCAGCCTTTCAGCACAAAGAGCAGTCGACCCCTGAACCAGACAGCTGA
- the srr gene encoding uncharacterized protein srr isoform X1, with protein sequence MGEVSADAVTLDMLREARETVRSSPLGVINTPMIAWSQTTLPLSISCNIHIKLENMQRTGSFKIRGVANQFARRPTGGCFVTISAGNYGKSFAYASKHFGSKGKVVMPETAPENKSIFIQSLGVEVERAPTSCLINVVNRCVQEDNMTFLHSFDDLDLIAGHASLGMEVLEVMPEPDVVVVCCGGGGLLAGVAAAIKLSGCSKTKIYGVEPEGACTMYKSFIEKKPVEMDSKSIASGLAPPFAGRLPYELCQRYVEGIVLVSDEEIKAAVSTLYRSGLVVEPSGSAAFAAIVNNKILELEGKDVVCILTGGNIGKSELLNFQD encoded by the exons ATGGGTGAGGTGTCTGCAGACGCTGTCACTCTGGACATGCTAAGAGAAGCGAGAGAGACGGTGAGGAGCAGCCCTCTGGGTGTCATCAACACCCCCATGATCGCCTGGAGCCAGACCACCCTGCCTCTCAGCATCAGCTGCAACATCCACATCAAACTGGAAAACATGCAGAGAACTG GGTCTTTTAAGATCAGAGGAGTAGCCAATCAGTTTGCCAGGAGACCGACGGGTGGCTGTTTTGTCACCATTTCTGCTGGAAACTACGGCAAGTCATTTGCATATGCCTCAAAACACTTTGGGTCAAAGGGCAAAGTGGTGATGCCCGAAACTGCCCCAGAGAACAAGTCCATCTTTATACAG AGTTTAGGGGTGGAGGTGGAGCGAGCTCCTACATCCTGTCTGATAAACGTGGTGAACCGTTGTGTTCAGGAGGACAACATGACCTTCCTGCACTCCTTCGATGACCTGGATCTAATTGCAGGGCATGCCAG TCTAGGTATGGAGGTGCTGGAAGTGATGCCGGAGCCTgatgtggtggtggtgtgcTGCGGTGGAGGTGGGCTCCTGGCCGGAGTAGCTGCTGCCATCAAACTGTCAGGTTGCAGTAAAACCAAGATCTACGGCGTGGAGCCAGAAGGAG CTTGCACAATGTACAAAAGCTTCATTGAGAAGAAGCCAGTAGAAATGGACAGCAAGAGCATCGCGTCAGGTCTTGCACCACCTTTCGCAG GCAGGCTGCCCTATGAGCTGTGCCAACGTTACGTGGAGGGGATCGTCCTCGTTAGCGATGAGGAGATCAAGGCTGCTGTGTCCACGCTTTACAGATCTGGGCTGGTAGTGGAGCCATCAGGCTCTGCTGCCTTTGCTGCCATCGTTAACAACAAGATCCTGGAGCTAGAGGGGAAAGATGTTGTGTGCATCCTCACCGGAGGGAATATTGGAAAATCCGAGCTTCTGAACTTTCAGGACTGA
- the tprkb gene encoding EKC/KEOPS complex subunit TPRKB, with protein MHLIQKLELFPDHRVTQMLFKEVKNAAELKKSAMEGKINGALINPTMLVDPFQVLVAANKAVHLEKVEKMKTRTLYSEIIFNLSPTNNISDAFKRFGISDGDDSVLIVMVDSKDESQDVSDIAARVEGRQVPVEELSSLSDHTKIKKLYKVTPQEEKCGSLLDAVVCRMATKDVM; from the exons atgCATCTAATACAAAAGCTGGAGCTTTTCCCCGACCACAGAGTGACCCAGATGCTcttcaaagaagtcaaaaatgCTGCAGAGCTGAAAAAAAGCGCCATGGAAGGGAAAATAAACGGTGCCTTGATCAACCCTACGATG ctggtggATCCTTTTCAAGTGCTGGTAGCTGCCAATAAAGCCGTTCACTTAGAGAAAGttgaaaaaatgaagacaagaaCTCTTTACTCGGAGATCATCTTCAATCTGTCCCCTACTAATAAT ATCTCAGACGCCTTTAAAAGATTTGGGATCTCAGATGGCGATGACTCCGTTCTGATCGTCATGGTTGACAGCAAAGATGAGTCCCAGGACGTGTCAGACATTGCAGCCAGGGTGGAGGGCCGGCAGGTTCCAGTGGAAGAGCTTTCCTCACTGTCAGACCATACAAAGATCAAAAAG CTGTACAAAGTCACTCCTCAGGAGGAGAAATGTGGGAGTCTGCTTGATGCGGTCGTATGCAGAATGGCCACCAAGGATGTTATGTAG
- the srr gene encoding uncharacterized protein srr isoform X2, whose protein sequence is MGEVSADAVTLDMLREARETVRSSPLGVINTPMIAWSQTTLPLSISCNIHIKLENMQRTGSFKIRGVANQFARRPTGGCFVTISAGNYGVEVERAPTSCLINVVNRCVQEDNMTFLHSFDDLDLIAGHASLGMEVLEVMPEPDVVVVCCGGGGLLAGVAAAIKLSGCSKTKIYGVEPEGACTMYKSFIEKKPVEMDSKSIASGLAPPFAGRLPYELCQRYVEGIVLVSDEEIKAAVSTLYRSGLVVEPSGSAAFAAIVNNKILELEGKDVVCILTGGNIGKSELLNFQD, encoded by the exons ATGGGTGAGGTGTCTGCAGACGCTGTCACTCTGGACATGCTAAGAGAAGCGAGAGAGACGGTGAGGAGCAGCCCTCTGGGTGTCATCAACACCCCCATGATCGCCTGGAGCCAGACCACCCTGCCTCTCAGCATCAGCTGCAACATCCACATCAAACTGGAAAACATGCAGAGAACTG GGTCTTTTAAGATCAGAGGAGTAGCCAATCAGTTTGCCAGGAGACCGACGGGTGGCTGTTTTGTCACCATTTCTGCTGGAAACTACG GGGTGGAGGTGGAGCGAGCTCCTACATCCTGTCTGATAAACGTGGTGAACCGTTGTGTTCAGGAGGACAACATGACCTTCCTGCACTCCTTCGATGACCTGGATCTAATTGCAGGGCATGCCAG TCTAGGTATGGAGGTGCTGGAAGTGATGCCGGAGCCTgatgtggtggtggtgtgcTGCGGTGGAGGTGGGCTCCTGGCCGGAGTAGCTGCTGCCATCAAACTGTCAGGTTGCAGTAAAACCAAGATCTACGGCGTGGAGCCAGAAGGAG CTTGCACAATGTACAAAAGCTTCATTGAGAAGAAGCCAGTAGAAATGGACAGCAAGAGCATCGCGTCAGGTCTTGCACCACCTTTCGCAG GCAGGCTGCCCTATGAGCTGTGCCAACGTTACGTGGAGGGGATCGTCCTCGTTAGCGATGAGGAGATCAAGGCTGCTGTGTCCACGCTTTACAGATCTGGGCTGGTAGTGGAGCCATCAGGCTCTGCTGCCTTTGCTGCCATCGTTAACAACAAGATCCTGGAGCTAGAGGGGAAAGATGTTGTGTGCATCCTCACCGGAGGGAATATTGGAAAATCCGAGCTTCTGAACTTTCAGGACTGA
- the alg10 gene encoding dol-P-Glc:Glc(2)Man(9)GlcNAc(2)-PP-Dol alpha-1,2-glucosyltransferase — translation MEKFEGYMFTALCSTNFLISCLLFSRVTREQREPYMDEIFHVPQAQKYCQGKFNEWDPMITTLPGLYLVSVGVIKPVVWLTELTGEVVCSTAMLRFINLLFNCGNLYLIYLLLCKLHLREKTRTTSRRVLSALSLSTFPVLYFFNFLYYTDAGSTFFILFTYLMTLYGCHKASALLGVCSVLFRQTNIIWVAFCAATLVAGKMDDTWRVEHTKKRDEKSAPSQIPLSFSGAKRILLFTLEFLTSPNHIKAVLLVAWPYALVGIGFLVFVALNDGIVVGDRTSHEACLNFPQLFYFFSFSLFFSLPVSLCYHRVLRFLQALKKQPLFFLLVTGISFLLVWKFTFVHKYLLADNRHFPFYVWKKLFQRHELVRFLLIPPYIFAGWNFLDSFKSRSLFWSVAFLACLVAATVPQKLLEFRYFIVPYLMYRLHMPLPSLPRLIGEFLLYTAVNVATIYIFIAKTFHWPDSTATQRFMW, via the exons ATGGAGAAATTTGAAGGCTACATGTTCACTGCTCTGTGCAGCACCAACTTCTTAATATCCTGCCTGCTGTTCTCCAGAGTGACCCGCGAGCAAAGGGAGCCCTACATGGACGAGATCTTCCACGTCCCCCAAGCTCAGAAGTACTGCCAGGGAAAATTCAACGAG TGGGACCCGATGATCACCACTCTCCCAGGCCTTTACCTCGTCTCAGTGGGAGTCATCAAGCCTGTGGTCTGGCTCACCGAACTGACAGGCGAGGTGGTGTGCTCCACGGCCATGCTGCGCTTCATCAACCTGCTCTTCAACTGTGGCAACCTTTACCTGATCTATCTGCTCCTCTGCAAGCTGCACCTCAGGGAGAAG ACGCGGACAACCTCACGCCGAGTCCTGTCAGCGCTGTCTTTGTCCACCTTTCCTGTGCTCTACTTTTTTAACTTCCTCTACTACACTGACGCTGGATCTACTTTCTTCATCCTATTCACCTACCTCATGACCCTGTACGGCTGCCACAAGGCCTCCGCGCTGCTGGGCGTCTGCTCCGTGCTCTTCCGTCAGACGAACATCATCTGGGTGGCGTTCTGTGCAGCCACTCTGGTGGCAGGGAAAATGGATGACACCTGGAGGGTGGAGCATACAAAAAAGAGGGACGAGAAGTCTGCACCGTCTCAGATCCCGCTGTCATTCAGCGGAGCTAAGAGAATCCTGCTTTTCACTCTGGAGTTCCTCACCTCACCCAATCACATAAAGGCGGTGCTGTTGGTGGCCTGGCCTTACGCGCTGGTCGGCATTGGCTTCCTGGTGTTTGTGGCGCTCAATGATGGGATAGTGGTTGGCGACAGGACGAGCCACGAGGCCTGCCTCAACTTCCCCCAGCTCTTCtatttcttctccttctccctGTTCTTCTCTCTCCCCGTCTCGCTGTGTTACCACCGCGTCCTCCGCTTCCTGCAGGCTCTCAAAAAGCAGcctttgtttttcctcctgGTCACCGGCATCTCTTTCCTCCTGGTGTGGAAATTCACCTTTGTACACAAGTACCTCCTGGCTGATAACCGCCATTTCCCCTTTTACGTGTGGAAGAAACTTTTCCAGAGGCACGAACTGGTGCGTTTCCTCCTCATCCCTCCATACATCTTCGCCGGGTGGAATTTTCTGGACTCCTTTAAATCGCGCTCTCTCTTTTGGAGTGTGGCTTTCCTGGCGTGCCTCGTGGCTGCCACAGTCCCGCAGAAGCTCCTGGAGTTCAGGTACTTCATCGTTCCATACCTGATGTATCGCCTGCACATGCCCCTTCCCTCCCTTCCCAGACTCATCGGGGAGTTCCTCCTGTACACGGCCGTGAACGTTGCCACCATCTACATCTTCATCGCCAAGACCTTCCACTGGCCAGACAGCACAGCAACGCAGAGGTTTATGTGGTGA